A genomic segment from Syntrophotalea acetylenivorans encodes:
- a CDS encoding penicillin-binding protein activator: MKLSSRRVAKKTLIPGKSPASILVLLLTLLVFSMAPGAAQGAPAPAADILQQGLHYYRIGELDQALALLLDFMAGQPDSTQEPEAALILSRIYYQRGDYEQTLHFLQVIPPALRGSENRLLEGSALTRLGQSEEGIALLSSLDETSLSRNQQAQRLAALAKGHLDQQNWLQALYFIHAYLPLSIDQKQTDHLIELAGNVVREQLSSAQLAEAAFMFSRSPVGQAAGLQLALSSWQAGDTVTARRHVEAVLQQPTAFPGRDEAVRLRDRLTGAPIKSRVLGVILPLSGRYAAFGKAVQRGMELALEQLGNTEYPIKFLFKDSAGDPEQSSRAVSELANAEQALAILGPLTGNAAEAAAQRAQLERLPLLTLSQRNGLAEVGPYVFRTSLTSVMQARALARYSIEERGLRTFAVMAPDSRLGKEMNKHFVAEVERLGGIIVAYRSYAADATDFRRQILLLKGEDPDAPEPPPPPESSPELETEIPELPFEALFIPDYAERIGLIAPQLAYYGIRDVTLLGINGWNDPELLRLAGSYVEGAVFTDGFYRYSPYPFVQAFVNSYFERFGSEPTILEAQGYDVAGILLAHLSRGEQLTRDDLRNALNRVQNYPGVAGATSFDAQGDAQKVLFLLQVQNGNIVQIN, translated from the coding sequence GTGAAATTATCCAGCCGCAGGGTAGCGAAAAAAACGTTGATACCGGGTAAAAGCCCGGCTTCGATTTTGGTATTGCTGTTAACCCTGCTAGTGTTCTCGATGGCACCCGGGGCCGCCCAAGGGGCGCCGGCACCCGCTGCCGATATTCTGCAGCAAGGTTTGCACTATTATCGCATCGGCGAGTTGGATCAGGCTCTGGCCCTCTTACTTGACTTCATGGCTGGACAGCCCGACTCAACCCAGGAACCGGAAGCCGCTCTGATTCTGTCTCGTATCTATTACCAACGGGGTGACTACGAGCAGACGCTTCATTTCCTTCAGGTTATTCCGCCTGCCCTGCGGGGCAGCGAAAATCGCTTACTCGAAGGCTCGGCCTTGACCAGGCTCGGTCAGAGTGAAGAGGGGATCGCCCTTCTCAGCAGTCTGGATGAAACGAGTTTATCCCGGAACCAGCAGGCCCAGCGCCTGGCGGCTCTTGCCAAAGGTCATCTCGACCAGCAGAACTGGTTGCAGGCCCTCTATTTCATCCATGCCTATCTACCCCTTTCTATCGATCAAAAACAAACCGATCATTTGATCGAGCTGGCTGGAAACGTGGTCCGTGAACAGCTTAGTTCAGCACAACTTGCTGAAGCTGCCTTCATGTTTTCCCGTTCGCCTGTTGGTCAGGCCGCTGGCCTGCAGTTAGCTCTAAGCAGCTGGCAGGCCGGCGATACGGTCACGGCTCGCCGGCACGTGGAGGCCGTTCTGCAACAGCCCACCGCCTTTCCCGGACGGGATGAGGCGGTGCGATTGCGGGATCGTTTGACCGGTGCGCCGATCAAAAGTCGGGTGCTCGGGGTGATTCTGCCCCTGTCGGGGCGTTACGCCGCCTTCGGCAAGGCTGTGCAGCGTGGTATGGAACTGGCTCTGGAACAGCTCGGGAATACCGAATACCCGATAAAGTTTTTGTTCAAAGACAGCGCCGGAGATCCTGAGCAGAGCTCACGGGCAGTTTCGGAGCTGGCCAATGCGGAACAGGCTCTAGCCATACTCGGTCCTCTCACCGGCAACGCTGCCGAAGCCGCGGCGCAACGGGCCCAGCTAGAGCGCTTGCCGCTGCTGACGTTGAGTCAGCGCAATGGCTTGGCTGAAGTGGGTCCCTATGTGTTTCGTACTTCCCTGACGAGCGTCATGCAAGCTCGTGCCCTGGCGCGCTACTCCATCGAAGAGCGTGGCTTGCGCACCTTTGCGGTAATGGCCCCTGACAGCCGTCTTGGGAAGGAGATGAACAAGCATTTTGTGGCTGAGGTTGAGCGGCTTGGTGGAATTATCGTTGCATATCGCAGCTATGCGGCCGACGCTACCGACTTTCGGCGACAGATTCTCCTGCTTAAGGGCGAAGACCCCGATGCACCCGAACCGCCGCCCCCCCCAGAATCGTCGCCTGAGTTGGAAACAGAGATTCCGGAGTTGCCCTTCGAGGCGCTGTTTATCCCTGACTATGCCGAACGCATCGGGCTCATCGCACCGCAACTGGCTTATTATGGGATTCGGGACGTCACCCTGCTCGGTATCAACGGCTGGAATGATCCGGAGTTATTACGTCTGGCAGGTAGCTACGTGGAGGGGGCGGTCTTTACCGATGGCTTTTATCGCTACAGCCCTTACCCCTTTGTTCAGGCTTTCGTCAACAGCTACTTCGAGCGTTTTGGTTCGGAGCCGACCATACTCGAAGCACAGGGATACGATGTAGCCGGCATATTGCTGGCACATCTAAGTCGTGGTGAACAACTGACCCGAGATGATCTGCGAAACGCCCTGAACCGGGTGCAGAACTATCCCGGGGTGGCCGGTGCCACCTCTTTTGATGCTCAGGGGGATGCGCAGAAGGTGTTGTTTCTGCTGCAGGTGCAGAATGGGAATATTGTGCAGATCAACTGA
- a CDS encoding integrase core domain-containing protein, whose amino-acid sequence MPWKEVKPMDQKLLFIADHLRAMDTFKGLCHRYGISRKTGYKWVARYRELGFEGLQDQPRKPHQHPLKTPFTVRKAIIGLRSSQRDPPGPKKIQVLLRQNHPEWDIPSKTTIYKVLAEEGLIRPQRRRKPVPVGQQPFSPVHHPNDVWSADFKGQFKTRDGTWCYPLTVMDHQCRYLLECINFPGPRLEPTRDAFESLFREYGLPWRIRTDNGVPFASNSPGGLSQLSKWWIRLGIVPERIEPGKPQQNGRHERMHRTLKNATAIPPAPTAQLQQQAFDAFRQQYNNERPHESLGQTTPASKYSPSTRSMPEKLPEIEYPGYFRIALVHHSGIIHHQGHRVYVAGLLKSEKVGVEETADGIWDVHFGPLRLGSFDMRDIKKAHNDYLKLNV is encoded by the coding sequence ATGCCCTGGAAAGAGGTGAAACCTATGGACCAGAAGCTGCTGTTTATTGCCGACCACCTTCGAGCGATGGACACCTTCAAAGGCCTTTGTCACCGTTACGGTATTAGCCGAAAGACCGGCTACAAGTGGGTGGCTCGCTACAGGGAACTAGGTTTCGAGGGGTTGCAAGACCAACCTCGGAAGCCCCATCAACACCCCCTGAAGACACCCTTTACCGTACGCAAAGCGATCATTGGCCTCCGTTCAAGCCAGCGGGATCCGCCGGGGCCGAAAAAGATTCAAGTGCTACTGAGGCAGAACCACCCAGAATGGGACATCCCTTCCAAGACGACCATCTACAAGGTCCTGGCGGAGGAAGGATTGATTCGTCCTCAAAGACGGCGCAAACCGGTTCCTGTCGGTCAGCAGCCCTTTTCTCCAGTGCATCACCCGAACGATGTCTGGTCGGCGGACTTCAAAGGGCAATTCAAGACTAGAGATGGCACTTGGTGTTATCCACTCACCGTAATGGATCATCAATGCCGTTACCTTTTAGAATGCATAAATTTTCCAGGGCCGCGGCTAGAACCAACCAGAGACGCTTTTGAATCCCTTTTCCGGGAGTATGGGTTGCCATGGCGCATTCGTACCGATAATGGCGTACCCTTTGCCTCTAACTCGCCCGGTGGACTGTCCCAGCTATCCAAATGGTGGATTCGCCTGGGCATCGTGCCAGAACGAATTGAACCGGGAAAGCCTCAACAAAATGGGCGGCATGAACGGATGCACAGAACACTTAAGAACGCTACGGCCATTCCTCCGGCGCCAACAGCCCAGCTTCAACAGCAGGCGTTTGATGCATTTCGCCAGCAGTACAATAACGAACGCCCTCATGAAAGCCTTGGACAAACAACACCGGCATCGAAGTACAGTCCCTCAACACGCAGCATGCCTGAAAAGCTACCGGAGATAGAGTATCCTGGCTACTTTCGAATTGCCTTAGTTCATCACAGCGGCATCATTCATCATCAAGGGCATCGTGTTTACGTCGCCGGCCTTCTCAAGAGCGAAAAGGTCGGTGTCGAAGAAACCGCTGATGGCATCTGGGACGTTCATTTTGGACCATTGAGATTAGGCAGCTTCGATATGCGGGATATCAAGAAAGCCCACAACGACTACTTGAAGCTTAATGTGTAA
- a CDS encoding aldo/keto reductase: MQYRRLGHFDHSVSILGMGCMRLPVIDGNESRIDEARASELLYRAIDRGINYFDTAYPYHQGHSETFLGRALERNGLRNRVQLASKLPSWAIESPKDFDRYLNEQLQRLRTDHIDCYLLHALKSDWWTKLYDLGVLDFLDRAIADGRIGCAGFSFHDELPLFKTIVDAYDWSFCQIQYNYMDEEIQAGRVGLEYAAAKGLGVIVMEPLRGGHLARPAPPEIQRLWDRAAVQRSPAEWALRWVWDRPEVTCLLSGMNDLSQLEENCHLAGTVQPDSLSNEEKALTNEVRDQLRHRIKVPCTACGYCLPCPAGVNIPRIFSIYNDCFIYGDQRFPHRIYTITMNASDLASNCTRCGQCEAACPQHIQIMDMLEEAHRVLSEKPED, encoded by the coding sequence ATGCAATATCGCCGGCTCGGCCATTTCGACCACAGCGTCTCGATTCTCGGTATGGGCTGTATGCGCCTACCGGTCATTGATGGCAACGAAAGCCGTATCGACGAAGCCCGAGCCAGTGAGCTGCTGTACCGAGCCATCGATCGTGGCATCAACTATTTCGATACCGCCTACCCCTATCATCAGGGCCACAGCGAAACCTTCCTGGGTCGAGCTCTGGAGCGTAACGGCCTACGCAACCGTGTGCAGCTGGCCAGCAAGTTGCCGTCCTGGGCCATCGAAAGCCCCAAGGACTTTGACCGCTATCTTAACGAGCAATTGCAGCGGCTGCGTACCGACCATATCGACTGCTATCTACTGCACGCCCTCAAGTCCGACTGGTGGACTAAACTTTACGACCTGGGAGTCCTTGATTTTCTCGACCGGGCCATTGCCGACGGCCGTATCGGCTGTGCCGGATTCTCTTTTCACGACGAGCTGCCGCTGTTCAAAACCATCGTCGATGCGTACGACTGGAGCTTCTGCCAGATTCAGTACAACTATATGGACGAGGAGATTCAGGCCGGTCGGGTCGGTCTGGAATATGCGGCGGCGAAGGGCCTGGGGGTGATCGTCATGGAGCCGCTGCGGGGCGGACACCTGGCCCGTCCGGCACCGCCTGAAATCCAGCGATTGTGGGACCGGGCCGCGGTTCAGCGCAGTCCGGCCGAATGGGCGCTGCGTTGGGTGTGGGATCGCCCGGAGGTCACCTGCCTGCTGAGCGGCATGAACGACTTGTCACAACTGGAGGAAAACTGTCACCTGGCCGGCACGGTACAACCGGATTCCTTGAGTAACGAAGAGAAAGCCCTGACCAATGAGGTACGGGATCAATTGCGACACCGTATCAAAGTACCCTGCACCGCCTGCGGTTATTGCCTGCCCTGCCCGGCAGGGGTCAACATTCCCCGCATTTTCTCCATTTACAACGACTGCTTTATCTATGGTGACCAGCGTTTCCCGCACCGTATCTACACCATCACCATGAACGCCTCTGATCTGGCCAGCAACTGCACCCGCTGCGGTCAGTGCGAAGCGGCCTGCCCACAGCATATACAGATTATGGACATGCTGGAGGAAGCTCATCGGGTGTTGAGCGAAAAGCCGGAGGATTGA
- a CDS encoding CBS domain-containing protein, with product MRVGEVCNREVVVIGREATLLEAAKLMRSQHVGNVVVVEEQDGNPIPVGILTDRDMVIALIAEGVPLNAVSVGDVMSFELIIARESDSLFATVEHMRDRGIRRLPVVAENGSLVGILAVDDVLDLLAEQLTALVKLVACERRHEEQRRA from the coding sequence ATGCGCGTAGGAGAGGTCTGTAATCGAGAAGTGGTGGTTATCGGCAGAGAAGCTACCCTGCTGGAGGCAGCCAAATTGATGCGCAGCCAGCATGTCGGCAATGTGGTTGTGGTTGAGGAACAGGATGGAAACCCCATCCCCGTCGGCATCCTTACTGATCGCGATATGGTTATTGCGCTGATTGCCGAGGGAGTTCCACTGAATGCTGTCTCCGTTGGTGATGTCATGAGTTTTGAGCTGATTATTGCCCGGGAAAGCGATAGTCTATTCGCAACCGTGGAGCACATGCGCGATCGAGGTATTCGCCGTTTGCCGGTGGTGGCTGAAAACGGAAGCCTGGTGGGTATTCTCGCGGTGGACGATGTGCTTGACTTGCTCGCCGAACAGCTCACCGCCCTGGTCAAGCTGGTCGCTTGCGAGCGCCGCCATGAGGAGCAGCGGCGCGCCTGA
- a CDS encoding patatin-like phospholipase family protein: protein MFSRPKIGLALGGGAARGLSHIGVLEAFEECGLPIDVIAGTSMGAIVGAMYATEPNAAAVKGRFTNYLQSEAFKDSRFDYLIGNNHEKEGFFDWLSQFARKSVFYTLIMTRNSFIHKETTRQNFALLIDDIDLVETRLPFCTTALDLVRGEEFIFREGSLRQAVTASCAIPGLLPPVELGDRFLIDGGWINAVPVAAARYLGAEVVIGVDVYSDLDPFVQPDTALDVAARAEAVTRWTLTNKLCHEADCLLTPEAGSNHWADFSQFDEAVASGRNEVYEHLPTLRKLIRRKLRLRRAAAPHGGARKRPA, encoded by the coding sequence ATGTTTTCACGACCTAAAATTGGATTGGCCCTGGGAGGCGGTGCCGCTCGCGGCCTGTCCCATATCGGTGTGCTGGAGGCCTTTGAGGAATGTGGTCTGCCCATCGATGTGATCGCCGGCACCAGCATGGGCGCCATAGTTGGTGCCATGTACGCTACCGAGCCCAACGCTGCTGCGGTGAAAGGTCGGTTCACCAACTACCTGCAAAGCGAAGCATTCAAGGATTCGCGCTTTGACTACCTGATTGGAAACAATCATGAAAAGGAGGGGTTTTTCGATTGGTTATCGCAATTTGCCAGAAAGAGTGTGTTCTACACCCTGATTATGACTCGCAACTCCTTCATTCATAAGGAAACGACCCGCCAGAACTTCGCCCTGCTCATCGACGATATCGATCTGGTTGAAACCCGCCTTCCCTTCTGTACCACCGCCCTCGACCTGGTACGGGGCGAAGAGTTTATTTTTAGAGAGGGTAGCCTGAGGCAGGCTGTAACCGCCAGCTGCGCCATTCCCGGACTGTTGCCGCCCGTTGAATTAGGCGACCGGTTTCTGATCGACGGTGGCTGGATCAACGCTGTACCTGTGGCGGCAGCGCGATATTTGGGCGCTGAGGTAGTCATTGGCGTGGATGTCTACAGCGACCTCGACCCATTTGTCCAGCCGGACACTGCTCTGGACGTGGCTGCCCGGGCCGAAGCGGTAACCCGCTGGACTCTGACAAACAAACTCTGCCACGAGGCCGACTGCCTGCTCACTCCGGAAGCGGGCAGCAATCATTGGGCCGACTTCTCCCAATTTGACGAGGCGGTGGCTAGCGGTCGCAACGAAGTCTACGAACATCTGCCCACTCTGCGGAAATTGATTCGACGAAAACTGCGCCTCAGGCGCGCCGCTGCTCCTCATGGCGGCGCTCGCAAGCGACCAGCTTGA
- the radC gene encoding RadC family protein, with the protein MGGGMYRIKDWPEDERPREKLLQRGAQILSAAELLALVLRTGDATSKMSALDHARMLLERFGSLQQLASASLAELQTVKGIGPAKAAELQAVFEIARRFQEQPLRAGSRYSHPQEVYQHFCGRLADRKRELFIVLLLDSKNRLLREVQISQGSLTASIVHPREVFSAVVRESAAALLLVHNHPSGDPTPSREDREITTRLKEAGDLMGVRVLDHIIIGAEGYVSFADRGLL; encoded by the coding sequence CTGGGAGGTGGTATGTATCGCATCAAAGATTGGCCGGAGGATGAGAGGCCACGGGAAAAATTGCTGCAACGGGGCGCTCAGATTCTCAGTGCAGCGGAGTTGCTGGCCCTGGTACTGCGCACCGGCGATGCAACATCAAAAATGAGTGCTCTGGACCATGCTCGAATGCTTCTCGAGCGGTTCGGTTCCTTGCAGCAGCTGGCAAGTGCTTCATTGGCCGAACTGCAAACAGTCAAAGGGATCGGACCTGCTAAAGCGGCGGAACTGCAGGCTGTGTTCGAAATAGCTCGCCGCTTTCAGGAGCAGCCGTTGCGTGCCGGCAGTCGCTACAGCCATCCGCAGGAGGTCTATCAACACTTTTGTGGTCGCCTGGCCGATCGCAAGCGGGAACTGTTCATCGTATTGCTACTCGATAGTAAAAACCGGTTGTTGCGGGAGGTTCAGATCTCCCAAGGCAGCCTGACGGCGAGTATTGTCCATCCCCGGGAAGTCTTTTCTGCAGTGGTACGGGAATCGGCTGCTGCCTTGCTGTTGGTGCATAATCATCCCTCCGGCGATCCAACCCCGAGTCGCGAGGATCGGGAGATTACAACCCGCCTCAAGGAAGCCGGCGACCTGATGGGGGTGAGGGTCCTCGATCATATTATCATCGGGGCTGAGGGTTATGTCAGCTTTGCCGACCGGGGTCTGCTGTAG